Proteins co-encoded in one Hymenobacter swuensis DY53 genomic window:
- a CDS encoding zinc-dependent metalloprotease, which translates to MKKLYCLLLGALLLSASFASAQTLAEKTRGFRKFAGFFPFYWDEKGGRILLEIDKLDQEILYVSSLPHGVGSNDLGLDRGQIGQQRIVKFVRSGPKILLLQPNYDYRAVSQNPDERKSVEQAFAQSVIWGFKAEAEEGNRVLVDLTPFLLRDSHQIGDRLEDLKQGSYKAEESRSAVFLPNTKAFPQNSEFEAVITLIGKAKGREIRSVTPDPNAVTVHMHHSFIQLPDDQYRPRAFDPRAGYYANEFMDYATPIDQPIMQRQLVRHRLFKKDPTAAQSEAVEPLVYYLDRGAPEPVRSALMEGAAWWNQAFEAAGYRNAFQVKLLPEDADPMDIRYNLIQWVHRSTRGWSYGASITDPRTGEIIKGQVSLGSLRVRQDFLIAEGLLQPYEDGQPPRPEMLQMAVARLRQLAAHEVGHTLGLYHNYSASTRERSSVMDYPMPRIKMRADGSIDLSEAYAAGIGSWDKRAILYGYQDFGPQADEKAALQAIMQQTLAEGYVFISDADARAAGGAHPTAHLWDDGPNAADELNRLMDVRRQLLSRFSEKALAPGQPMALLEEVLVPMYLLQRYQVEAAAKQLGGLYYTYALKGDGQTVTQFVTPAEQWKAFDALLRTISPRELALPEELLAKIPPRPVNYGRSRETFPARTGLTFDALGAAESAAATTLEFLLSPQRAARLEEYHARHSEQPGLRAVLDKLLAQTWGSKPETGYTGELQRLVQMRTLHQLLALAAAPQAPAGVQAVTALKVEELKQQLEKDQKARDENRRATALLGLRTIRQFEEAPEKFQPAPALPMPDGAPIGSDDCGEL; encoded by the coding sequence GTGAAGAAACTCTACTGCCTGCTGCTGGGTGCCCTGTTGCTCAGCGCCTCGTTCGCCTCGGCCCAGACGCTGGCTGAGAAAACCCGGGGGTTCCGCAAATTCGCCGGATTCTTTCCCTTCTACTGGGATGAGAAGGGCGGCCGGATTCTACTGGAAATCGATAAGCTCGACCAGGAAATCCTCTACGTGAGCAGCCTGCCCCACGGCGTGGGCTCCAACGATTTGGGCCTCGACCGGGGCCAGATCGGGCAGCAGCGCATCGTGAAGTTCGTGCGAAGCGGCCCCAAGATTCTGCTGCTCCAGCCCAACTACGACTACCGCGCCGTGAGCCAGAACCCCGACGAGCGCAAATCGGTGGAGCAGGCGTTTGCGCAGTCGGTTATCTGGGGGTTCAAGGCCGAAGCTGAGGAAGGCAACCGGGTGCTGGTAGACCTCACGCCCTTCCTACTGCGCGATTCGCACCAGATCGGCGACCGGCTCGAAGACCTCAAACAGGGAAGCTACAAGGCCGAGGAAAGCCGCTCGGCGGTGTTTCTGCCCAACACCAAAGCCTTCCCGCAGAACTCGGAGTTTGAGGCCGTCATCACGCTCATCGGCAAGGCCAAGGGCCGCGAAATCCGGTCCGTGACGCCTGACCCCAACGCCGTGACGGTGCATATGCACCACTCCTTCATTCAACTCCCCGACGACCAGTACCGGCCCCGCGCGTTCGATCCGCGCGCCGGTTACTACGCCAACGAGTTCATGGATTACGCCACGCCCATCGACCAGCCCATCATGCAGCGGCAGCTGGTGCGCCATCGGCTCTTCAAAAAAGACCCTACGGCGGCCCAGAGCGAGGCCGTGGAGCCGCTGGTGTACTACCTGGACCGGGGCGCGCCCGAGCCCGTGCGCTCGGCTCTTATGGAAGGTGCTGCGTGGTGGAACCAGGCGTTTGAAGCCGCCGGCTACCGCAACGCGTTTCAGGTGAAGCTGCTGCCCGAGGACGCCGACCCGATGGACATCCGCTACAACCTCATCCAGTGGGTGCACCGTTCCACCCGGGGCTGGTCGTACGGGGCCAGCATCACGGACCCGCGCACCGGCGAAATCATCAAGGGACAAGTGTCGCTGGGCTCATTGCGGGTGCGCCAGGATTTCCTGATTGCCGAGGGCCTGCTCCAACCCTACGAGGACGGCCAGCCCCCGCGCCCCGAGATGCTGCAGATGGCCGTGGCGCGCCTGCGCCAGCTGGCCGCCCACGAGGTGGGCCACACCCTGGGCCTCTACCACAACTACTCGGCCAGCACCCGCGAACGGTCGTCGGTGATGGACTACCCCATGCCGCGCATCAAGATGCGGGCCGATGGCAGCATCGATTTGAGCGAGGCCTACGCCGCCGGCATTGGCAGCTGGGACAAGCGCGCCATCCTCTACGGCTACCAGGATTTCGGCCCCCAAGCCGATGAAAAGGCGGCCCTGCAAGCTATTATGCAGCAGACGCTGGCCGAGGGCTACGTGTTCATTTCCGACGCCGACGCCCGCGCGGCCGGGGGCGCGCACCCCACGGCCCACCTCTGGGACGACGGCCCCAACGCCGCCGACGAGCTCAACCGCCTCATGGACGTGCGCCGGCAGCTGCTCAGCCGCTTCAGCGAAAAAGCCCTGGCTCCCGGCCAGCCCATGGCCCTGCTGGAGGAAGTGCTGGTGCCCATGTACCTGCTGCAGCGCTACCAGGTGGAGGCGGCGGCCAAGCAGCTCGGCGGCCTCTACTACACCTACGCCCTGAAGGGCGACGGCCAGACCGTTACGCAATTCGTGACGCCCGCGGAGCAATGGAAGGCCTTCGACGCGCTGCTGCGCACGATTTCGCCCCGGGAGCTGGCGCTGCCGGAGGAGCTGCTGGCCAAGATTCCGCCCCGCCCCGTGAACTACGGCCGCTCCCGCGAAACCTTCCCCGCCCGCACCGGCCTCACCTTCGACGCCCTCGGCGCGGCCGAATCGGCGGCGGCTACCACGCTGGAATTTCTGCTGAGCCCGCAGCGGGCGGCCCGCCTGGAGGAATACCACGCCCGCCACTCCGAGCAGCCCGGCCTGCGCGCCGTGCTCGATAAGCTGCTGGCCCAGACCTGGGGCAGCAAGCCCGAAACCGGCTATACCGGCGAGCTGCAGCGGCTCGTGCAGATGCGCACGCTGCACCAGCTGCTGGCGTTGGCCGCCGCCCCGCAGGCCCCGGCGGGCGTGCAGGCCGTAACCGCGCTGAAAGTGGAGGAGCTGAAGCAGCAGCTGGAAAAAGACCAGAAAGCCCGCGACGAAAACCGCCGTGCCACCGCTTTGCTGGGGTTGCGCACCATCCGGCAGTTCGAGGAAGCCCCCGAGAAGTTCCAGCCCGCGCCCGCCCTCCCCATGCCCGACGGCGCCCCCATCGGCTCGGACGACTGCGGGGAATTGTAA
- a CDS encoding DUF1810 domain-containing protein, producing the protein MPQKLDLQRFLDAQQRDYATALDEIRAGRKRTHWMWYVFPQMQGLGYSETARFYAIQNRQEAEAYLKHPVLGPHLREISAALLTLESTDATRIMGSPDDLKLRSSMTLFAALEGADPVFQRVLDKFFGGEPDEKTRQILRQNP; encoded by the coding sequence ATGCCGCAAAAACTCGACCTCCAACGCTTCCTCGACGCCCAGCAGCGCGACTATGCCACGGCCCTAGACGAAATCAGGGCCGGCCGCAAGCGCACTCACTGGATGTGGTATGTATTCCCCCAGATGCAGGGCCTGGGCTACAGCGAAACGGCCCGGTTCTATGCCATTCAGAACCGGCAGGAGGCCGAGGCGTATTTGAAACACCCGGTGCTGGGCCCGCACCTGCGGGAAATCAGTGCGGCCCTGCTGACGCTGGAAAGTACCGACGCTACCCGCATCATGGGTAGCCCCGATGACCTGAAGCTCCGCTCCAGCATGACGCTGTTTGCCGCCCTGGAAGGTGCCGACCCGGTTTTTCAGCGGGTGCTGGATAAATTTTTCGGCGGCGAGCCGGACGAGAAAACGCGGCAGATTCTGCGGCAGAATCCGTAG
- the mgrA gene encoding L-glyceraldehyde 3-phosphate reductase, producing MPYQPSPGRYADMPYRRCGRSGLKLPAVSLGLWHNFGDVDVLQNFRAILHRAFDSGVTHFDLANNYGPPPGSAETNFGRILKEDFRGYRDELVISTKAGYHMWEGPYGEWGSRKYLISSLNQSLRRMKLDYVDIFYSHRPDPDTPLEETMSALDHVVRQGKALYVGISNYAPREAAEAIRILRALGTPCLIHQPKYSMFERGPENGLLDLLGQEGVGCIPFSPLAQGLLTNKYLHGIPDDSRVAKGVGFLTENQLTDERLSQIRQLNDLAQQRNQSLAQMALSWILRDERVTSVLIGASKPEQLTDSLRCLDNLQFSPEELGQIENVLKS from the coding sequence ATGCCCTACCAACCCAGCCCCGGCCGCTACGCCGACATGCCTTACCGCCGCTGCGGCCGCAGCGGCCTGAAACTGCCGGCCGTCTCGCTCGGCCTCTGGCACAACTTCGGTGACGTGGACGTGCTCCAGAACTTCCGCGCTATCCTGCACCGCGCCTTCGACTCGGGCGTTACGCACTTCGATCTGGCCAACAACTACGGCCCACCCCCCGGCTCGGCCGAAACCAACTTCGGCCGCATCCTGAAAGAGGATTTCCGCGGCTACCGCGACGAGCTAGTCATTTCCACCAAGGCCGGCTACCACATGTGGGAGGGACCCTACGGCGAGTGGGGCTCACGCAAATACCTGATTTCGAGTCTGAACCAGAGCCTGCGCCGGATGAAGCTGGACTACGTGGACATCTTCTACTCGCACCGCCCCGACCCCGACACGCCCCTGGAAGAAACCATGAGCGCCCTCGACCACGTGGTGCGCCAGGGCAAGGCCCTGTACGTTGGCATCAGCAACTACGCGCCCCGAGAGGCCGCCGAGGCCATCCGCATCCTACGGGCGCTGGGCACGCCCTGCCTGATTCACCAGCCCAAATACTCGATGTTTGAGCGCGGCCCGGAAAATGGTTTGCTGGACCTGCTGGGCCAGGAAGGCGTGGGCTGTATTCCGTTTTCGCCGCTGGCCCAGGGCCTGCTCACCAACAAATACCTGCACGGCATCCCCGACGATTCGCGGGTGGCCAAAGGCGTGGGTTTTCTCACCGAAAACCAGCTCACCGACGAGCGTCTCAGCCAAATCCGCCAGCTCAACGACTTGGCACAGCAGCGCAACCAAAGCTTGGCCCAAATGGCCCTGAGCTGGATTCTGCGTGACGAGCGGGTAACGTCCGTGCTCATCGGAGCCAGCAAGCCCGAGCAGCTCACCGATTCGCTCCGCTGCCTGGATAACCTGCAGTTCAGCCCCGAGGAGCTGGGGCAGATTGAAAACGTGCTGAAGTCCTAA
- a CDS encoding AraC family transcriptional regulator, with the protein MSNLIPTYRLQSFSRPDEELADAFFLDEHTHTAGPPLGVPYRGNYYKIGICLRGTATLKANLETYCIEPGSLMLITPHIIKEWTDFSPDHDSLSVFFTPEFITTRNHIPVDNFQFLESATRHVLPLAAAEAASITASMRLLQQKFQAPHPYRNQVIKSLINSLLYEVVGLYDQQHATLQATQTRSQLLTAEFKLLVNAHSTTARSVKFYADHLCITPKHLTDTLKQTTGKTAGEWIEEAVMLEAKALLQHGQLSVAQVADLLHFPDQSAFSRFFRNSLGLSPTAYKQAG; encoded by the coding sequence ATGTCCAACCTGATTCCGACCTACCGGCTGCAGAGCTTTTCCCGCCCCGATGAGGAGCTGGCGGACGCGTTTTTTCTGGATGAGCATACCCACACGGCCGGCCCGCCCCTGGGTGTGCCGTATCGGGGCAACTACTACAAAATCGGGATTTGCCTGCGCGGCACGGCGACGCTGAAGGCCAATCTGGAAACGTACTGCATCGAGCCGGGCAGCCTGATGCTCATCACGCCCCACATTATCAAAGAGTGGACGGACTTCTCGCCCGACCACGACAGCCTGTCGGTGTTCTTCACGCCCGAGTTCATCACCACCCGCAACCACATTCCGGTCGACAATTTTCAGTTTCTGGAAAGCGCCACCCGGCACGTGCTGCCCCTCGCGGCGGCGGAAGCGGCCAGCATTACGGCCTCCATGCGCCTGCTGCAGCAGAAGTTTCAGGCTCCGCACCCCTACCGCAATCAGGTCATCAAAAGTCTGATCAACAGCCTGCTCTACGAGGTGGTGGGCCTCTACGATCAGCAGCACGCGACGCTGCAGGCCACCCAAACCCGCAGCCAGCTGCTCACCGCCGAGTTCAAGCTCCTGGTAAACGCGCACAGCACCACCGCGCGCAGCGTGAAGTTCTACGCCGACCACCTCTGCATCACGCCCAAACACCTCACCGACACCCTGAAGCAGACCACTGGCAAAACCGCCGGCGAGTGGATTGAGGAAGCCGTGATGCTGGAAGCCAAGGCCCTGCTGCAGCACGGGCAGCTTTCCGTGGCCCAGGTAGCCGACCTGCTGCACTTCCCCGATCAATCGGCGTTCAGCCGCTTCTTCCGCAACAGCCTCGGCCTCTCGCCCACGGCGTATAAGCAGGCGGGATAG
- a CDS encoding SDR family oxidoreductase has product MILITGAAGHIGLAVIERLLQLIDPDQVAGLVRDEAKAAGLKARGVHIRVGDYRDPASLDRAMQGVSKVLLVSGGGEDDGLQQHCNVVDAAKKAGVACLAYTSRALQNPATLVNQLMERHFQTEDYIRASGVPYVLFRNILYLDTMPQFVGPQVFERGIQLPAGQGRVAFALRQDMGEAIANVLADSRCDSRIFTFTGSATYSFADVAAALSELSGKPVAYTPIEQPAFEARLQAQGLPEVAIRRITGFLTDIKNGQESTISTDLADVLGRPPTPLKEGLKAIFKL; this is encoded by the coding sequence ATGATTCTGATAACGGGTGCAGCCGGCCACATTGGGTTGGCGGTGATAGAGCGGCTGCTGCAGCTGATTGACCCTGACCAGGTTGCTGGCCTGGTGCGCGACGAAGCCAAAGCCGCCGGCTTGAAGGCGCGGGGCGTGCACATCCGCGTGGGCGACTACCGCGACCCGGCCTCCCTGGACCGGGCCATGCAGGGCGTCAGCAAGGTGCTGCTGGTTTCCGGCGGTGGCGAAGACGACGGCCTGCAGCAGCACTGCAACGTGGTAGATGCCGCCAAAAAAGCTGGCGTAGCGTGCCTGGCCTATACCAGTCGCGCCCTGCAAAACCCCGCCACGCTGGTCAACCAGCTTATGGAGCGCCACTTCCAGACGGAGGACTACATCCGGGCCAGCGGGGTGCCGTACGTGCTGTTTCGCAACATTCTGTACCTGGACACGATGCCGCAGTTTGTGGGTCCGCAGGTGTTTGAGCGGGGCATTCAGCTGCCCGCCGGTCAGGGCCGGGTGGCCTTCGCGCTCCGCCAGGATATGGGCGAGGCCATTGCCAACGTGCTGGCCGACAGCCGCTGCGACAGCCGTATCTTCACCTTCACCGGCAGCGCCACCTACTCCTTCGCCGACGTGGCCGCGGCCCTGAGCGAGCTATCCGGGAAGCCCGTGGCCTACACGCCCATCGAGCAACCCGCCTTTGAGGCCCGGCTGCAGGCGCAGGGCCTGCCCGAGGTAGCCATCCGGCGCATCACTGGCTTCCTCACCGACATCAAAAACGGCCAGGAATCCACCATTAGCACTGATTTAGCCGACGTGTTGGGTCGCCCGCCCACGCCGCTGAAGGAAGGATTGAAGGCTATTTTCAAGCTGTAA
- the eat gene encoding ethanolamine permease — protein sequence MPTATTAAAPTLKKVLRPLHLWALAVGLVISGEYFGWNYGWAVAGPVGFLVATLLVTVLYVTFIFSFTELTTAIPHAGGPFAYSYRAFGPLGGLVAGYATLVEFLMAPPAIALALGSYGHFLHPQVPVLGTALACYAVFIGLNLLGMKESARFSLLVTLLAVGELVVYMGLVAPSFRVSNFLAHPVPLGAAGVFAALPFAIWFYLAIEGVAMVAEEVENPKKTIPKGYLYGLGTLVVLALGVMVLTGGVTDWRTLSRIDYPLPEALAVVLGRHSRLTQLFASIGLFGLVASFHGTIIGYSRQVFALARSGYLPGFLARVNPRFQTPHWALVAGGVVGAVALLTGTTAQVIVLSVLGAVVMYTISLLSLFALRRREPQLERPFVAPFYPWFPLLALALTLLSLGAIVYYNVWLSVVFFAGLGLALAIFVLLGRHRRPVPADALLNAERL from the coding sequence ATGCCTACCGCTACAACTGCCGCCGCGCCGACCCTGAAGAAAGTACTCCGGCCGTTGCACCTGTGGGCACTGGCCGTGGGGCTGGTCATTTCGGGCGAGTATTTCGGCTGGAACTACGGATGGGCAGTAGCCGGGCCGGTGGGGTTTCTGGTGGCTACGCTGCTGGTGACGGTGCTCTACGTGACGTTCATTTTCAGCTTCACGGAGCTGACGACGGCCATTCCGCACGCGGGCGGGCCGTTTGCCTACTCCTACCGCGCCTTCGGGCCGCTGGGCGGGTTGGTGGCGGGCTATGCCACGCTGGTGGAGTTTCTGATGGCCCCGCCGGCCATTGCGCTGGCGCTGGGCAGCTACGGACACTTTTTGCATCCGCAGGTGCCGGTGCTGGGCACGGCGCTGGCCTGCTACGCGGTGTTTATCGGCCTGAACCTGCTGGGCATGAAGGAGTCGGCGCGGTTTTCACTGCTGGTGACGCTGCTGGCGGTGGGCGAGTTGGTGGTGTATATGGGGCTGGTGGCGCCGAGCTTCCGGGTCAGCAACTTTCTGGCCCACCCGGTGCCGCTGGGCGCGGCGGGCGTGTTTGCGGCCCTGCCGTTTGCCATCTGGTTTTACTTGGCCATCGAGGGCGTGGCCATGGTGGCGGAGGAAGTCGAAAACCCCAAAAAAACCATTCCCAAGGGCTACCTCTACGGGCTGGGCACGCTGGTGGTGCTGGCCCTGGGCGTGATGGTGCTTACCGGCGGCGTTACGGACTGGCGCACCCTCAGCCGCATCGATTATCCCCTGCCAGAGGCCCTGGCCGTGGTGCTGGGCCGCCACAGCCGCCTGACGCAGCTGTTTGCCAGCATCGGGCTGTTTGGGCTAGTGGCTTCGTTCCACGGCACCATCATCGGCTACTCGCGGCAGGTGTTTGCCCTGGCCCGCAGCGGCTACCTGCCCGGGTTTCTGGCCCGCGTGAACCCGCGCTTCCAGACGCCGCACTGGGCGTTGGTAGCCGGCGGCGTGGTGGGCGCGGTGGCTCTGCTCACCGGCACCACGGCCCAGGTCATTGTGCTGTCGGTGCTGGGCGCGGTGGTGATGTACACCATCAGTCTGCTGAGCCTGTTTGCGCTGCGCCGCCGCGAGCCGCAGCTGGAGCGGCCCTTCGTGGCCCCGTTCTACCCGTGGTTTCCGCTGCTGGCCCTGGCCCTCACGCTGCTGAGTCTGGGGGCCATTGTGTATTATAATGTATGGCTGAGCGTGGTGTTTTTCGCCGGTCTGGGGTTGGCACTGGCCATTTTCGTGCTGCTGGGCCGCCACCGCCGGCCGGTGCCAGCAGACGCTTTGCTCAATGCCGAACGACTGTAG
- a CDS encoding ethanolamine ammonia-lyase subunit EutB: protein MYRHTIRQRTYTFPDLRTLLARASPLRSGDQLAGVAAETYEERVAAQYALADVPLRQFLTEALVPYEQDDVTRLIIDTHDAAAFAPVGHFTVGQLRDWLLSAAADAATLQRLAPGLTPEMVAAVSKLLRNQELIGVARRVEVITRFRNTLGLRGRLATRLQPNHPTDDARGIAASLVDGLLYGSGDAVLGINPATDSPRAIRQLLELLDGVREQFQIPTQTCVLGHVTTTLELIRQGAPVDLTFQSIGGTEATNASFGVSLSLLREAHEATLSLNRGTLGDNVMYFETGQGSALSANAHHGLDQQTCEARAYAVARRFRPLLVNSVVGFIGPEYLYDGKQIIRAALEDHFCGKLLGLPMGVDVCYTNHAEADQDDMDTLLTLLGVAGCTFIMGIPGADDIMLGYQSTSFHDALYLRQVLGLRPAPEFEAWLQQQGIFGEQGQLLPASTGHRLLGAGGLGH, encoded by the coding sequence ATGTACCGCCATACCATCCGCCAGCGCACCTACACTTTCCCGGACCTGCGGACGCTGCTGGCGCGGGCCTCGCCCCTGCGCTCCGGCGACCAGCTGGCCGGCGTGGCGGCCGAAACCTACGAGGAGCGAGTGGCCGCCCAGTACGCCCTGGCCGACGTGCCGCTGCGCCAGTTTCTCACCGAAGCCCTGGTGCCCTACGAGCAGGACGACGTCACCCGCCTCATTATCGATACCCACGATGCGGCGGCCTTCGCGCCCGTCGGCCACTTCACCGTGGGGCAGCTGCGCGACTGGCTGCTGTCGGCGGCGGCGGATGCGGCTACGCTGCAACGCCTCGCCCCCGGCCTCACGCCCGAAATGGTGGCGGCCGTGAGCAAGCTGCTGCGCAACCAGGAGTTGATTGGCGTGGCCCGGCGCGTGGAGGTAATCACGCGGTTTCGCAACACGCTGGGGCTGCGCGGGCGCCTGGCCACCCGCCTGCAGCCCAACCACCCCACCGACGACGCGCGGGGCATTGCCGCCAGCCTCGTCGACGGCCTGCTCTACGGCAGCGGCGACGCGGTGCTGGGCATCAACCCCGCCACCGACAGTCCCCGCGCCATCCGCCAGCTGCTGGAACTGCTCGACGGCGTGCGGGAGCAGTTCCAGATTCCGACCCAGACCTGCGTGCTCGGCCACGTCACCACCACCCTGGAGCTGATCCGGCAGGGCGCGCCCGTGGACCTCACGTTCCAGTCCATCGGCGGCACGGAGGCCACCAACGCCAGCTTCGGGGTGAGTCTGAGCTTGCTGCGGGAAGCCCACGAGGCCACCTTGAGTTTGAACCGGGGCACGCTCGGCGACAACGTCATGTACTTTGAAACCGGCCAGGGCAGCGCCCTGAGCGCCAACGCCCACCATGGCCTCGACCAGCAGACCTGCGAGGCCCGCGCCTACGCCGTGGCCCGGCGGTTTCGGCCGCTGCTGGTGAATTCGGTGGTCGGCTTCATCGGCCCCGAGTACCTCTACGATGGCAAGCAGATCATCCGGGCGGCCCTGGAAGACCATTTCTGCGGTAAGCTGCTGGGCCTGCCCATGGGCGTGGACGTATGCTACACCAACCACGCCGAAGCCGACCAAGACGACATGGACACGCTCCTGACGCTGCTAGGCGTGGCCGGCTGCACCTTCATCATGGGCATTCCCGGTGCCGACGACATCATGCTCGGCTACCAGTCTACCTCCTTCCACGACGCCCTCTACCTGCGTCAGGTTCTCGGCCTGCGCCCCGCCCCCGAGTTCGAGGCCTGGCTCCAGCAACAGGGCATTTTTGGGGAGCAAGGCCAGCTACTCCCGGCATCAACGGGGCACCGGCTGCTGGGCGCGGGCGGACTGGGCCACTGA
- a CDS encoding VOC family protein, whose amino-acid sequence MTQKIRSLRPFIGAKDYAVSRSFYRAFGFTEIVLSSAMSLFTLGGVSFYLQDAYVADWVDNTMLFLEVEDVEQYWQELTALDLPGRFSGVKLVPIREEVWGREGFVHDPAGVLWHIGEFNQG is encoded by the coding sequence ATGACGCAAAAAATCCGCTCCCTCCGCCCCTTCATCGGGGCCAAAGACTACGCCGTTTCGCGCAGCTTCTACCGCGCCTTTGGCTTCACCGAAATCGTCCTGTCGTCGGCCATGTCCCTGTTCACGTTGGGAGGCGTGAGCTTTTACCTGCAGGATGCCTACGTGGCAGACTGGGTGGACAATACCATGCTGTTTCTGGAGGTCGAAGACGTGGAGCAGTACTGGCAGGAGCTGACGGCGCTGGATTTACCCGGCCGGTTTTCCGGCGTAAAGCTGGTGCCCATCCGGGAGGAAGTCTGGGGCCGGGAAGGCTTCGTCCACGACCCCGCCGGCGTCCTCTGGCACATCGGCGAGTTTAATCAAGGGTAA
- a CDS encoding cupin domain-containing protein, producing the protein MTAQEIIQHLQLLPHPEGGYYRETYRATDTLTTAEGNTRSVSTAIYYLLENEDKSHFHRIKSDELWFFHQGQALEIILLTPGQPTRLVLGSNFSSGELPQAVVPANTWFAAHLPHRAGFALVSCTVAPGFDFADFELAERAALLAEFPQEAELVEQFT; encoded by the coding sequence ATGACTGCCCAGGAAATCATCCAGCATCTGCAGCTGCTGCCCCACCCCGAGGGCGGCTACTACCGCGAAACCTACCGCGCCACCGACACCCTGACCACCGCCGAGGGCAATACCCGCAGCGTGAGCACAGCCATTTACTACTTGCTTGAAAACGAGGACAAGTCGCACTTCCACCGCATCAAGTCCGATGAGTTGTGGTTTTTCCACCAGGGGCAGGCACTGGAAATCATCCTGCTGACACCCGGTCAGCCCACCCGCCTCGTCCTCGGCAGCAACTTCAGCAGCGGCGAGCTGCCGCAGGCCGTTGTACCGGCCAATACGTGGTTTGCGGCCCACCTGCCGCACCGCGCCGGCTTCGCGCTGGTCAGCTGCACAGTGGCCCCCGGCTTCGATTTCGCGGATTTTGAGCTGGCCGAGCGGGCGGCGCTACTTGCGGAGTTTCCGCAGGAGGCGGAGTTGGTGGAGCAGTTTACGTAA
- the eutC gene encoding ethanolamine ammonia-lyase subunit EutC — MPDELSHHTPPPDDPWAGLRAYTAARIALGRTGSSVPLREALAFRLAHAHARDAVYSTLDLPRLTAGLTAGLTALALSVQPVRSRAETREQYLQRPDYGRQLAQESRQLLQDTPAPEATDVALILADGLSATAVNEHALPLLHELLPKLRQAGFRLAPVVLAEQARVALSDEIGELLGARLALMLIGERPGLSAPHSLGVYLTYAPRPGRTDEARNCVSNIRPEGLPYAAAADKLFYLMQESLRRQLSGVALKDEMGLLGEL; from the coding sequence ATGCCCGACGAACTATCCCACCACACCCCTCCCCCCGACGACCCCTGGGCCGGCTTGCGGGCCTACACCGCCGCCCGCATCGCCCTGGGCCGCACCGGCAGCAGCGTGCCGCTACGGGAGGCGCTGGCATTCCGGCTGGCCCACGCCCACGCCCGCGACGCCGTGTACTCCACCCTCGACCTGCCCCGCCTCACCGCCGGCCTCACCGCCGGCCTGACGGCCCTCGCGCTGTCGGTGCAGCCCGTGCGTAGCCGCGCCGAAACCCGCGAGCAGTACCTCCAGCGCCCCGACTACGGCCGCCAGCTGGCCCAGGAGTCGCGGCAGCTGCTGCAGGACACGCCGGCTCCCGAAGCCACTGACGTAGCCCTGATTCTGGCCGACGGCCTCTCCGCCACCGCCGTGAATGAGCACGCCCTGCCCCTGCTGCATGAGTTACTGCCGAAGCTGCGGCAGGCCGGCTTCCGCCTCGCGCCCGTGGTGCTGGCCGAGCAGGCCCGCGTGGCCCTCAGCGACGAAATCGGGGAGCTGCTGGGGGCGCGGCTGGCGCTGATGCTCATTGGGGAGCGGCCGGGCCTGAGCGCCCCGCACAGCCTCGGAGTCTACCTTACCTACGCCCCCCGCCCCGGCCGCACCGACGAGGCCCGCAACTGCGTCTCCAACATCCGCCCCGAAGGCCTCCCCTACGCCGCCGCTGCCGATAAGCTGTTCTACCTGATGCAAGAGTCGTTGCGGCGGCAGCTTTCGGGGGTGGCCCTGAAAGATGAAATGGGGCTTCTGGGTGAGTTATAG